The following DNA comes from Quercus robur chromosome 1, dhQueRobu3.1, whole genome shotgun sequence.
CTGCTTGTAGGACATTTTTTAatgactattttaaaaaatgtttgatacaacttttatgaaaaatataaaaaaatataaaaaaaaattaattactttttttataattaatttttaaaagtagtTTTTGAACCAATACCCTTGAGATGTCCTCCTAAcactattatatttttttttaaataattaaattcaactttgATTATTGGAATctatatactaaaaaaaaaagtcatattaaCAGTATAATTaaggtaattgttaataaattatttttaaaaaaatttaataccacttttataaaaaatataaaatattatcagatttttttttttttttctctttagtaaaattttcttaaagtGAATTATTGGTAAATGTGCTCCGGTATTCGTTAACTTtccagaagaaaaacaaaaacagccTATCGAGAAGAGAGGTATTTTGGAATCTATTAGGTACCATGTTGACGAGAGAAACCAGCAGCACTGCCTCGAGACCGCGCACCCATGTGGTCAAAGTGGACTTGTAGGGCCTGCACCACTCTTGCTGGTATAAAAACAGCGGGGCATCCTGACCAATACACATAAATCCAAACACTGTCTAtcagtttttattaatttatttactaCTAGGATTTCGTCACAGATGACAGCAATTAAGGAAATTCATTCTCTAATTCTAACCTCAAAATTCAATTAGTAATAATAAGTAACCCAAATTAGGGGGCTTGTCTTTTTCTAACATTTCCCTCAATCATAATTCATGTACTACTAGGCATCTCAAAGAGGGTCCCccaccttttttaaaaaaaattttaggatgAAAATGTAAACAAAATTGGCCAAACAAATGGACTAGAGGGGAAGATTCCAGTTCACACCCCTTAAAATACTTGAAATTTTGGTCACTGCTTattatcaaacttttttatattctgGAGATTAAAAGGAATCTCAACCATTCTAGATTAGAATTTAGAATCACagctaaacaacaaaaacaaaactggaATTATCAAATATGGAATATAGTTAATATTCCACTCAATCCCAACCACTCTTAACAACTAGAACTTTTGGAGGTAAAGCGAATTTAGGactaaaaaccaaaaccaaaaccaaaaccaaaaactaaaggCTAGCCAAATGACAAAACATTAAACATACCTGGTTTCTTGCGTGTTTCCGAAGAGTACCAAATTCCACGGGGCAAGAAAACACCAGTTCCACTCCCACATGATGGTACTTTTCTTGAATCGGACCCACCCTTGCAAAACGCCCCCATACCCGACCCGACTTGCTGGTGGTGATTCTGAGCCTGACTACTCCATGGGTTTGTCTGAGCCTGAGCCTGAGCCTGACCTCTTCCTCCATTACCAAACCCATTACGAAATCTAGCTTTCTTCTCAAACTGTTGGGGCTGATCTTTTTGCTCTGAAGCTTTAGCTTGTTGCTTCATAATACGCTCTTGTTGCAGCCTATAGAGCTACATATAAGAAACAAtaccaaacaaaagaaattacatTAATTCTTGGTAAAACAAGtacccaaaaagaaaggaataatagctaaaaattttaagatttattattattattacttcaATAGCACGAATTTGATAGTCAGTGAGAGGTTGAGTCTGTGCTTGGTTCGAGCTAAACCCAACATTTGGTTTCAATGGTGTGCTCCGAACCCCTTGAACATGTTGGTGTTTTTTAGGCTTTTCGTAATCATCAAGGTACATCTTCTCCAACTTGCCAACAACGTCGTAACTGCTATCCCAAAAAGGGTCTTTTTCAAACTCTGGTGTGGGTGGTGGAGATGGTTCCTGAGAAGTACCATCTGAGCTTCCTTGATTCGAACCCAGTGGTGACCAGAACGTTGATTCTGGCGAGCTAGTCAAACCCCATGTCTAAAACACCACAATAAACCACAAACTGATCAGTGCTTGCTAGGCCTTATTAGaaacaacaagaaaaacaaaagacaaaatctttacccaaaaatgaaataccttttcaaaattttcaaagctTTGGTGggagtttttgtgtttgttcttGTCATCGTCTCGAAGCATGTACTGGGCCATCTGGCGAGTTAACTCAGCAATGTAATCATCGTCCTTGTCACTGTCTGTCTCGGCCGAACCGAGTTCCGACTCACCAGGGGAACTGAAAGCCGATTCAGTAGTAGCGTGAGAAGGAGGTTCCCAGGGCTTGTTATAACAGCAACTCGAGTCTTTGCGAAGGTTGAAAGGTTTGAGAGACTCAGGAACTAGAAGAATATCTTCCTCATCACTGAGTAACTGAGAGGGAAGCAGTAACTCCGAGCTGAATAGGTCAACAGCCATCACTACAGGCCTAGCTGATAAGAAAAACTCGGGTGGCGTTTGGAATTTGCTTGGGGTTGTGGTTGCAGGTggaagtaaatatatatatgagtaagaAGTAGTACTAGGTCAGAGTGTGAGAGTGACTAAAGAGAGCCGAGAAACACTGTGATAGGCCTATCAGAAGGCACTGTTCAATAGTTTATAGTACAATATATTTAGTAGGGGTTTCGGTTAAGCGCAGGCCTATATATAAGCAATAAAAACCAGCAAGTGTAGGAGGTTGAGAAGGGACATACAcacagtgagagagagagagagccctataaagatagaaaagacaCAAATGACTATGGGATTGCCGTATTAAGGTAGGGTAGGTTGGCTTGGGGTGGGGTTGGGTCCCACACTCACCGAGTCTCTGAAAGGTTGGGTCTGTTCTTCCTCAGAGTTCGGCTTTAGTAGTTGGACCGTACATTCAGCCAGCTGTACAGTTCACctgccatttattttttttttttcttttaaaatatttttttttgataaattagcTTTTAAAATGTTGTATTTAAAAATACAGTTTCAcatttaattctaaaaaaaaaattaaaagtttcaaagttaaataatgttattttaaaaaaaaataaacaatgtaATAGATTATTCTCTaaaattttgttagttttaagtTAAGTTGCCGTCaagaatcttgttacttaatttgtatcttttttaatatattttcaataaaaacattgaatattcaaattattccttttaaattatttaaatatcaacaaaatgtttttttgaatgttgaacttttaaaatcttattaattgaaaaaatccaatccaaaatcttatcaattaaaacaatcaaattcaaaatcaaac
Coding sequences within:
- the LOC126728487 gene encoding uncharacterized protein LOC126728487; this translates as MAVDLFSSELLLPSQLLSDEEDILLVPESLKPFNLRKDSSCCYNKPWEPPSHATTESAFSSPGESELGSAETDSDKDDDYIAELTRQMAQYMLRDDDKNKHKNSHQSFENFEKTWGLTSSPESTFWSPLGSNQGSSDGTSQEPSPPPTPEFEKDPFWDSSYDVVGKLEKMYLDDYEKPKKHQHVQGVRSTPLKPNVGFSSNQAQTQPLTDYQIRAIELYRLQQERIMKQQAKASEQKDQPQQFEKKARFRNGFGNGGRGQAQAQAQTNPWSSQAQNHHQQVGSGMGAFCKGGSDSRKVPSCGSGTGVFLPRGIWYSSETRKKPGCPAVFIPARVVQALQVHFDHMGARSRGSAAGFSRQHEAVSGRNGLNIKQKRQSRAVPAMGHHEMCLPQEWTY